Proteins encoded in a region of the Armatimonadota bacterium genome:
- a CDS encoding LPS-assembly protein LptD: MRRMLGLAMAAAVGVPLCSAQTGWIPGFSRSMSAVKRQGRLPEKKQGIGEPFKLIHADKGSVVGDDVSASGAVHATYKGYEIFADKLTGNRKTKVFRLEGNGRLVGQTETVEGAVVIVDFGNDTFAFEDGKARIKPERLEKRLVGDVFVKAGSGAGTQADFTTEHGSFTTCDLDPAHFELDYDTSRIIPGKRAELRSVRLSILGKTVLGLPMVVIPLNRRGPKTWPEVGQSVDEGYYIKTRVSTPLHGNDYVDTRLDYMTKLGAGLGLDYNYLSKTVNGKLSAYTITGGSKSKVFSAQHNQKLGRADWTLSSNYQLSDYLTAPSSTLWSTSSQLLVPWGSGNTRLGFNRFFSESSGFKSESQNISIGDDRRFGGVSSRIDLNLAKSVSSGFGTDVRSQRLDVKYGASASFRSFDAELTYQRGVPIGSTANFYDASDVTPMLTLRSTGRQLFSDGFGERWPFSLEASIGELVNPSTTGSERVTRINLEAGIRRSEGSPKHWSLNWGGRFKQGLYSDDTAQYVLNYDSNLAYHFSGNSSVSLTYNNLRAFGFTPLSIDSTGRSDSFSFDLNYNPTKALKLSLQTGYDVLQGDQGEVPWQFVWFRSRWNPGKWLDVNGTASYDTFNQAWSNFRVDAGATLGDTRMFLGARYDGLRSQWAGFNVFVDGFRVGRVTSRFLLDYDGYMKQLVAQHYQFAYDLHCAEAVFEVIDNQVGFRSGRTLAFYIRLKAFPGGSPFGYGTRGGSIGGGYGFGN; the protein is encoded by the coding sequence ATGAGGCGGATGCTCGGACTGGCGATGGCGGCCGCCGTGGGCGTCCCCTTGTGCTCGGCTCAAACAGGCTGGATCCCAGGGTTCAGCCGCTCGATGTCTGCCGTCAAGCGACAAGGACGGCTCCCTGAGAAGAAACAGGGCATCGGCGAGCCTTTCAAGCTGATCCACGCCGACAAAGGGTCCGTCGTCGGCGACGACGTGTCCGCTTCGGGGGCCGTCCACGCGACCTACAAAGGGTACGAGATCTTCGCCGACAAGTTGACGGGCAACCGGAAGACCAAGGTGTTCAGGCTCGAAGGGAACGGCAGACTGGTCGGTCAGACCGAGACGGTCGAGGGCGCCGTCGTCATCGTCGACTTTGGCAACGATACGTTCGCGTTCGAGGACGGCAAAGCCAGGATCAAGCCGGAGCGCTTGGAGAAGCGGCTCGTCGGCGACGTCTTCGTCAAGGCAGGCTCCGGCGCCGGAACACAGGCCGACTTTACGACCGAACACGGAAGCTTCACCACCTGCGACCTGGATCCGGCCCACTTCGAACTCGATTACGACACGAGCCGGATCATTCCGGGGAAACGTGCCGAGCTCCGAAGCGTGCGCTTGAGCATCTTAGGAAAGACCGTTCTGGGACTTCCTATGGTCGTCATCCCCTTGAACCGGCGCGGCCCCAAGACATGGCCAGAAGTCGGCCAAAGCGTCGACGAAGGCTACTACATCAAGACCAGGGTCTCGACGCCGCTCCATGGGAACGACTACGTCGACACCCGGCTCGACTACATGACGAAGCTCGGAGCCGGGCTAGGCCTCGACTACAACTATCTGTCCAAGACGGTGAACGGCAAGCTCTCCGCGTACACGATCACGGGCGGTTCGAAAAGCAAGGTCTTCTCGGCCCAGCACAACCAGAAGTTGGGGCGGGCCGACTGGACCCTCAGCAGCAACTATCAGTTGAGCGACTACTTGACGGCGCCTTCGTCCACCCTGTGGTCGACCTCGTCTCAGTTGCTTGTCCCTTGGGGTTCGGGGAACACGCGCCTCGGGTTCAACAGGTTCTTCAGCGAGTCGTCCGGGTTCAAGTCAGAGTCCCAGAACATCTCGATCGGTGACGACCGGCGGTTCGGGGGCGTGTCGTCCCGGATCGACTTGAACCTCGCCAAGTCGGTGTCGTCGGGGTTCGGTACGGACGTCCGGAGCCAACGGCTCGACGTCAAATACGGTGCTTCGGCCTCGTTCCGCTCCTTCGACGCCGAACTGACCTACCAGCGAGGCGTGCCGATCGGGAGTACGGCGAACTTCTACGACGCGAGCGACGTGACACCCATGCTGACGCTCCGGAGCACGGGCCGGCAGCTCTTTTCCGACGGGTTCGGTGAGCGTTGGCCGTTCTCGCTCGAGGCCAGCATCGGCGAGCTTGTCAACCCGAGCACGACCGGAAGCGAGCGCGTGACCCGCATCAACCTCGAAGCTGGGATCCGAAGGTCGGAAGGGTCGCCGAAACATTGGTCGTTGAACTGGGGAGGACGGTTCAAGCAAGGGCTGTACAGCGACGATACGGCTCAGTACGTCCTGAACTACGACAGCAACCTGGCCTATCACTTCTCGGGCAATTCCTCGGTCTCTCTCACGTACAACAACCTTCGCGCCTTCGGCTTCACGCCGCTCTCGATCGACAGTACAGGGCGCTCGGACTCCTTCAGTTTCGACCTGAACTACAACCCCACCAAGGCCCTCAAGCTCTCGTTGCAAACGGGATACGACGTGCTTCAAGGCGACCAAGGCGAAGTGCCGTGGCAGTTCGTTTGGTTCCGGAGCCGCTGGAACCCGGGAAAGTGGCTCGACGTCAACGGAACGGCGAGCTATGACACGTTCAACCAGGCGTGGAGCAATTTCAGAGTGGACGCAGGTGCGACCCTGGGCGATACGAGGATGTTCCTCGGTGCCCGTTACGACGGCCTCCGGTCTCAGTGGGCGGGCTTTAACGTCTTCGTCGACGGGTTCCGGGTCGGACGGGTGACGTCAAGGTTCTTGCTCGACTATGACGGGTACATGAAGCAGCTCGTCGCCCAGCACTACCAATTTGCTTATGACTTGCACTGTGCGGAAGCCGTGTTCGAGGTGATCGACAACCAGGTCGGGTTCCGGTCCGGTCGCACCCTCGCCTTCTACATCCGGCTCAAGGCGTTCCCAGGAGGCTCTCCGTTCGGCTACGGGACTCGCGGAGGATCGATCGGCGGCGGCTACGGATTCGGGAACTAG
- a CDS encoding LptF/LptG family permease: MKRLDRYVVKELSVPLFTGTFVFALLFVANDMMFIYKTYNVEAIPVAAIVQLLVFQFPQWLAITLPIGTSLGSSLAISRLARESEITAMRAAGIPVFRVFRPLFFCGALMALTNFAVIEKLVPPAMKAYRRLSNEVGFLAVVPEFRSNVMLSISRYSANFGSISREREGVVRLRDILLIERPRPGEVMLYKSDDGEYRDGVWKIYRPYVIDLKGTVLQVAESRDMMVINEPIEVGDLFMPPKAEEQTIASLSRSIKEAREHGMSSRALEISYNRKFADPVACVVFAFTGAVLAMRFSRAGPFIGVMVSLGLVWVYFNAYVVAGDILGKNGWISPVLSAWLPNIVFLCFGLLFVRRLE; encoded by the coding sequence GTGAAGCGGCTTGACCGTTATGTGGTCAAGGAACTGTCGGTGCCCTTGTTCACGGGCACGTTCGTGTTCGCCCTGCTCTTCGTGGCGAACGACATGATGTTCATTTACAAGACCTACAACGTCGAGGCGATCCCGGTCGCGGCGATCGTCCAACTCTTGGTCTTCCAGTTCCCGCAATGGCTTGCGATCACGCTCCCGATCGGAACGTCGCTCGGATCCTCGCTGGCCATCTCCCGACTGGCGCGTGAAAGCGAGATCACGGCCATGCGGGCAGCAGGCATTCCTGTGTTCCGCGTTTTCCGGCCCCTCTTCTTCTGCGGGGCCCTGATGGCCCTCACGAACTTCGCCGTCATCGAGAAACTCGTCCCACCCGCGATGAAGGCCTACCGACGGCTGTCGAACGAGGTCGGGTTCCTTGCGGTCGTCCCCGAGTTCCGCTCGAACGTGATGCTCAGCATCAGCAGGTACAGCGCGAACTTCGGGAGCATCTCGCGCGAACGGGAGGGCGTCGTCCGGTTGCGGGACATCCTCTTGATCGAGCGTCCAAGGCCGGGAGAGGTCATGCTTTACAAGTCCGACGACGGCGAGTACCGTGACGGGGTCTGGAAGATCTACCGCCCGTACGTCATCGACCTCAAAGGCACGGTGCTCCAAGTCGCAGAGAGCCGGGACATGATGGTGATCAACGAGCCGATCGAAGTCGGGGACCTGTTCATGCCTCCCAAAGCCGAGGAGCAAACGATCGCTTCTCTCAGCCGTTCGATCAAGGAAGCGCGCGAGCACGGCATGTCGTCCCGAGCCCTTGAGATCAGCTACAACCGGAAGTTCGCCGACCCGGTCGCCTGCGTCGTCTTCGCGTTCACGGGGGCCGTCTTGGCGATGAGGTTCTCCCGAGCCGGGCCGTTCATCGGCGTCATGGTCAGCCTTGGCCTGGTCTGGGTGTACTTCAACGCCTATGTGGTCGCCGGAGACATTCTGGGCAAGAACGGTTGGATCAGTCCTGTCCTCTCGGCCTGGCTCCCGAACATCGTGTTCCTTTGTTTCGGTCTTCTCTTCGTGCGGAGGCTGGAATGA
- a CDS encoding zinc ribbon domain-containing protein, translating into MNFTDRVATDPLAAFSACAIWIPIVFVVVTMVGWMIAGEVETLFGLACLGIAVGSGILASNPPVPGLAPWLLASMVATIVLFPIIRAAVLKRALVAIDIDRLERAFEALQARPNDAGAAMKIAEVLFIRGMPGQAIVLAERALAVLPKDAFREEARMVERWKGEHADPAHFRPLSCLHCGNANPVGELYCTRCGRPYLVELARGRWMGEGSVHQILAVWVCLMFAFLGLPVAAQIALRSVPVAAALAVSQVVLGLGVLVWAFRKGGHREAA; encoded by the coding sequence ATGAACTTCACGGACCGGGTTGCCACCGACCCCCTGGCCGCGTTCAGCGCGTGCGCGATTTGGATCCCGATCGTCTTCGTCGTCGTCACGATGGTCGGTTGGATGATCGCGGGAGAGGTCGAAACTCTCTTCGGGCTGGCGTGCCTTGGGATCGCCGTAGGTTCAGGGATCCTCGCCAGCAATCCGCCGGTGCCAGGGCTGGCCCCGTGGCTGTTGGCCTCGATGGTGGCCACGATCGTCCTGTTCCCGATCATTCGTGCCGCAGTCTTGAAGAGGGCTCTCGTCGCTATCGACATCGACCGTCTCGAGCGGGCTTTCGAAGCCCTGCAAGCGCGCCCGAACGACGCAGGCGCCGCCATGAAGATCGCGGAGGTCCTCTTCATCCGCGGGATGCCGGGACAAGCGATCGTCTTGGCCGAACGGGCCTTGGCCGTTCTACCGAAGGACGCTTTCCGGGAGGAAGCCCGGATGGTCGAAAGGTGGAAGGGCGAGCACGCCGACCCGGCACACTTCCGGCCGCTCTCTTGCCTGCACTGCGGAAACGCCAATCCGGTCGGCGAACTGTACTGTACGCGGTGCGGACGGCCGTACCTCGTCGAACTGGCGAGAGGGCGGTGGATGGGGGAAGGGTCGGTCCACCAGATCCTTGCAGTCTGGGTCTGCCTCATGTTCGCTTTTCTCGGTCTGCCCGTCGCTGCCCAGATCGCCCTTCGGTCGGTCCCCGTGGCGGCCGCCCTGGCCGTGTCGCAGGTCGTCTTAGGCCTCGGCGTGCTCGTTTGGGCGTTCCGGAAGGGAGGGCACCGTGAAGCGGCTTGA
- the plsY gene encoding glycerol-3-phosphate 1-O-acyltransferase PlsY has product MPCPGTRTPRRSALILAALYLGSYLLGSVPFGLLVGLTKGIDLRQVGSGNIGATNVFRTLGKKAGLLAFALDVLKGVVPPVVARTALQGVVTDAQRADHVVLVGVVAVLGHTFSPFLKFKGGKGVATGFGALLGSAWIVGTAGFAAFVAVWFASGYVSLASITACLTVIASAYLTRQPPVFLAVYSIVPLLVIAKHAPNIRRLFKGEEPKTPWRSKPEALSNGADGPPPEAGFE; this is encoded by the coding sequence GTGCCGTGTCCCGGGACACGCACGCCAAGGAGATCGGCGCTGATCCTTGCCGCCCTCTATCTCGGGTCGTACCTGCTCGGCTCGGTCCCGTTCGGCCTTCTCGTCGGTCTGACCAAAGGGATCGATCTGAGGCAGGTCGGAAGCGGGAACATTGGGGCGACGAACGTCTTCCGCACGCTCGGCAAAAAAGCCGGCCTCTTGGCGTTCGCGCTCGACGTCCTGAAGGGCGTCGTGCCTCCTGTCGTGGCCCGTACCGCCCTCCAAGGAGTCGTCACGGACGCTCAACGGGCCGACCATGTGGTCCTCGTGGGCGTCGTCGCAGTGCTCGGTCACACGTTTTCGCCGTTCCTGAAGTTCAAAGGCGGCAAGGGCGTGGCGACGGGGTTCGGTGCCTTGCTCGGTTCGGCCTGGATCGTAGGGACGGCCGGGTTTGCCGCGTTCGTGGCGGTCTGGTTCGCGTCGGGTTACGTCAGCCTGGCGAGCATTACGGCCTGCCTGACGGTCATCGCGTCCGCTTACCTGACTCGTCAACCGCCCGTCTTTTTGGCCGTCTATTCGATCGTCCCGTTGCTGGTCATCGCCAAGCACGCTCCCAATATCCGGAGGCTGTTTAAGGGCGAGGAGCCGAAGACGCCGTGGCGGTCCAAGCCTGAGGCCTTGTCCAACGGAGCGGACGGCCCCCCGCCCGAGGCGGGTTTCGAATGA